A genomic segment from Thermothielavioides terrestris NRRL 8126 chromosome 4, complete sequence encodes:
- a CDS encoding glycoside hydrolase family 55 protein (CAZy_ID 270192), whose protein sequence is MGMFTENGSGGFMSDVSINGGKYGIYGGNQQYAVRNFGISGQTTSCICLLWDWGWTWSGLFLGDSPERVTLINPQDPTGQQAGSIYIMDSMFDDANTAIKVNLPKGTVLESSIITLDNVGTFRNVQTLISFPDPGDTPILPSENINFFVLGNVENAGVSDGIYSVDVGVPAPSLLDEFTAGYYRKTYFVKSRPQYLDIDAGSVISVKDHGAKGDGVSDDTAAIEAALALATTSNLIYFPAGSYLATSTITIPPHTRILPMIRVGNPGDVGTVEISDMLFTSIGALPGLVLAEWNVQAESPGSVGIWDAHFRVGGAYGTQLQVAQCSNVPSIPAGCVAASMMLHITPESNGYFENVRAWVADHDIDDAQNTMVTVAAARGILIESAGGPTWLYGTASEHSMLYQYNFYNTSNTFAGMIQTESPYFQYTTATASPGPFNASLGLFNNDPDFPDDTCNATALLCNFSWAVLVQEVGNLTIAGAGLYSWFDAYDQSMAGTEASGSGTLVTIGSVETISDTDSNNTIYAKDNTQAIAHPFWSALAGYVDDYILLDQTCDDDDISDACMVPTVCDYTKTFATLDDLQAAGGSYPDICTGYYALGVLSNTLNQGLANYTAVNDGYGDVFGEYVKYTKEMVPLALAGFMAGATYKNATGGAGNQYFDCTFKDLQSGTSETYPCPLSYDDAYSSNAYSVTYTLKDSAGFYKDLQARHGVNSTWVTFGTVDRSIHCLGRNDPDRCENYTTSTSTTYPVAASDFDVANPKDIITQALPKIGGLQTTIAARLTDLAYGAWYGPTDDVLQVISMPVFMIQQALESMAHVKAIGEEQAKRDKISLILEILGIVFIFVPFLDDVLPEVEALDGIWGLVAAAGNVGLTIQAIIADPESAPVQLLGLLTAGGSRSEEDFAEMAASRRDIGGDVISKIGKTFQDLDNDFQELGTKAADTTTVTFIQQATVTVTAGATPCETETVTQTLGSTSSSATTVTPPFTTETSTSTSTTSSTIPGTSSVTTTIPVVQSTSSTTTTTSNTHTTTVSSPSTSTTPSSTTTVNGCGHQ, encoded by the exons ATGGGCATGTTTACCGAGAATGGCAGCGGCGGCTTTATGTCTGACGTCTCGATCAACGGCGGCAAATACGGCATTT ATGGCGGCAACCAGCAATACGCGGTTCGGAACTTTGGCATCTCTGGTCAAACAACGAGCTGCATCTGCTTATTGTGGGACTGGGGTTGGACTTGGTCCGGCCTCTTCCTCGGTGACAGCCCCGAGAGAGTGACGTTGATCAACCCCCAGGACCCTACGGGGCAGCAGGCCGGTTCCATTTACATCATGGACTCGATGTTTGACGATGCGAACACGGCTATCAAGGTTAATCTTCCGAAGGGGACCGTTCTGGAGAGTAGCATCATCACTCTCGACAACGTCGGAACGTTCCGGAACGTACAGACCCTGATCTCGTTCCCGGACCCGGGTGATACTCCCATCCTCCCCTCGGAAAACATCAACTTCTTCGTCCTTGGCAATGTTGAAAATGCCGGCGTCTCGGACGGCATCTACTC GGTCGATGTGGGAGTGCCGGCCCCAAGTCTGCTAGACGAATTCACTGCGGGTTACTACCGAAAAACCTACTTCGTTAAGAGCAGGCCGCAGTATCTAGACATCGACGCGGGTTCCGTCATCAGCGTCAAGGATCACGGCGCCAAGGGCGACGGGGTCTCAGACGACACAGCGGCGATCGAGGCCGCACTCGCactggcgacgacgagcaaCCTCATCTACTTCCCGGCCGGATCGTACCTGGCCACTTCGACCATTACCATCCCTCCACACACTCGCATACTG CCCATGATCCGGGTAGGCAACCCGGGGGACGTGGGAACCGTGGAGATCTCCGATATGCTCTTCACCTCGATCGGCGCTCTGCCCGGCCTGGTCTTGGCGGAGTGGAATGTGCAGGCCGAGTCCCCCGGCTCCGTCGGCATCTGGGATGCGCATTTCCGCGTGGGCGGCGCGTATGGAACGC AACTCCAGGTTGCGCAGTGCTCCAACGTCCCCTCGATCCCAGCCGGCTGCGTGGCGGCCTCCATGATGCTGCATATCACGCCCGAGTCCAACGGCTACTTCGAGAACGTGCGGGCTTGGGTTGCCGACCACGACATCGACGATGCGCAAAACACCATGGTGACGGTGGCAGCCGCCAGGGGCATCCTGATCGAGTCGGCAGGCGGGCCGACCTGGCTCTATGGCACCGCTTCGGAGCACTCGATGCTCTACCAGTACAATTTCTACAACACATCCAACACGTTTGCGGGCATGATCCAGACCGAGTCGCCCTACTTCCAGTACACCACTGCCACGGCGTCCCCGGGCCCCTTCAACGCGTCCCTGGGGCTCTTCAACAACGACCCGGACTTCCCCGACGATACGTGCAACGCCACGGCCTTGCTCTGCAACTTTTCCTGGGCTGTCCTGGTCCAGGAGGTCGGCAACCTTACGATCGCCGGCGCTGGGCTCTACTCGTGGTTCGACGCCTACGACCAGTCCAT GGCGGGAACGGAGGCTTCTGGCTCTGGAACCTTGGTCACCATCGGCTCTGTCGAGACGATCAGCGACACGGACAGCAACAACACGATCTACGCCAAGGACAACACGCAGGCCATCGCCCACCCCTTCTGGAGCGCTCTGGCCGGCTACGTTGACGACTATATCCTGCTCGACCAGACatgcgacgacgacgacatctCGGATGCTTGCATGGTCCCCACTGTGTGCGACTACACCAAGACGTTTGCCACCCTCGACGACCTCCAAGCGGCCGGCGGCTCCTATCCCGACATCTGCACCGGCTACTATGCGCTGGGCGTGCTCTCCAACACCCTGAACCAGGGTCTGGCCAACTACACCGCCGTCAACGACGGCTACGGAGATGTCTTTGGCGAGTACGTCAAGTACACCAAGGAGATGGTCCCGTTGGCGCTCGCCGGCTTCATGGCCGGCGCGACTTACAAGAACGCGACAGGCGGCGCGGGCAACCAGTACTTCGATTGTACCTTCAAAGATTTGCAGAGCGGCACGAGCGAGACGTATCCGTGCCCCCTTTCGTATGACGATGCCTACAGCAGCAATGCGTACTCCGTAACGTACACGCTCAAGGACTCGGCGGGCTTCTACAAGGACCTGCAGGCCCGGCACGGCGTCAACTCGACCTGGGTCACCTTCGGCACTGTCGACCGCAGCATCCACTGCCTCGGCCGGAACGACCCGGACCGCTGCGAGAATTACACAACATCCACCTCTACAActtaccccgtggcggcCAGCGACTTCGACGTGGCCAACCCCAAGGACATCATCACGCAGGCGCTGCCCAAGATCGGCGGCCTGCAGACGACCATCGCGGCGCGCCTGACCGACCTAGCCTACGGCGCGTGGTACGGCCCGACCGACGACGTGCTGCAGGTGATCAGCATGCCCGTCTTCATGATCCAGCAGGCGCTCGAGTCGATGGCCCACGTCAAGGCCAtcggcgaggagcaggccaagCGCGACAAAATCAGCCTGATTCTCGAGATCCTGGGCATCGTCTTCATCTTCGTGCCCTTCCTGGACGACGTGCTgcccgaggtcgaggccCTCGACGGCATCTGGGGCCtggtcgccgcggcgggcaaCGTGGGGCTGACGATCCaggccatcatcgccgaccCAGAGTCGGCGCCCGTGCagctgctgggcctgctgaCCGCCGGCGGGTCGCGCTCCGAGGAGGACTTTGCCGAGATGGCCGCGTCGCGGAGGGACATCGGCGGCGACGTTATAAGCAAGATTGGGAAAACCTTCCAGGACTTGGACAACGATTTCCAGG AGTTGGGCACCAAGGCAGCCGACACGACCACCGTCACCTTCATCCAGCAAGCCACCGTCACGGTCACAGCTGGTGCCACCCCGTGCGAGACCGAGACCGTCACTCAGACGCTGGGTTCCACTAGCAGCAGCGCCACAACCGTCACCCCGCCCTTCACCACCGAGACCAGCACCTCGACGAGCACTACGAGTTCGACCATCCCTGGCACCTCGTCGGTGACCACCACCATCCCCGTCGTGCAGAGCACCTCgtcgaccaccaccaccaccagtaACACTCACACCACGACGGTCTCCTCGCCGAGCACCTCCACCACGCcgagcagcaccaccactGTTAACGGGTGCGGTCACCAATAA